The Halorussus salinus genome includes a region encoding these proteins:
- a CDS encoding acetolactate synthase large subunit produces MNTAEVLVAGLEREGVEYVFGLPGEENEATMFALRDSDITFVPVRHEQGAAFMADVYGRLTGDAGVCLSTLGPGATNLLTGVADANLDKAPLVAITGQGGLESLHVESHQKLDVVDMFAPVTKWNAQISDPGIVHESVRKAFKTAQHEKPGATHLELPEDVAYDDCDVRPMESRGRVRRPEPDVPSLDRVRDLLAAADRPIVIAGNGAVRTDASEELRSFAETYDLPVAATYMGKGAVSDDDDHSLLTLDSGEHEEASDAIESADLAITVGYDIAEHDPADWNPDADTTIVHVDSEPAEVYEHYNPDVEVVADIAAAVRKLDACCDEIDATFETDWYDDLREHILADVTPDRESGDPFTVRKVLPVLREEMADDDVLLSDVGSHKMAIAQNYPTYEPNTCIISNGLASMGISVPGGLAADLAVDSNVVAATGDGGFMMNAAEIETATRIGCGYTILLFCDDEYGLITEEQVEHRGEHFGTELANPDFQTFAESFGIEAYRPDDWRELHDALETAIPSDEMSLVEVSLE; encoded by the coding sequence ATGAACACCGCAGAGGTTCTGGTCGCGGGACTCGAACGCGAGGGCGTCGAGTACGTCTTCGGCCTGCCGGGCGAGGAGAACGAGGCGACGATGTTCGCGCTCCGGGACTCCGACATCACCTTCGTCCCGGTGCGCCACGAACAGGGCGCGGCCTTCATGGCCGACGTGTACGGCCGATTGACCGGCGACGCCGGGGTCTGTCTCTCGACGCTCGGACCGGGCGCGACCAACCTCCTGACGGGGGTCGCCGACGCCAACCTCGACAAGGCTCCGCTGGTCGCCATCACCGGACAGGGCGGCCTCGAAAGCCTCCACGTCGAGAGCCACCAGAAACTCGACGTGGTGGACATGTTCGCGCCGGTGACGAAGTGGAACGCCCAGATTTCGGACCCCGGCATCGTCCACGAGTCGGTCCGGAAGGCCTTCAAGACCGCCCAGCACGAGAAACCCGGCGCGACTCACCTCGAACTCCCCGAGGACGTAGCGTACGACGACTGCGACGTGCGCCCGATGGAGTCCCGCGGGCGCGTCCGCAGGCCCGAACCCGACGTGCCCTCGCTCGACCGCGTGCGCGACCTGCTGGCGGCGGCCGACCGACCCATCGTCATCGCGGGCAACGGCGCGGTCCGGACCGACGCCAGCGAGGAGTTACGGTCGTTCGCGGAGACCTACGACCTCCCGGTCGCGGCGACCTACATGGGCAAGGGCGCGGTGTCGGACGACGACGACCACTCCCTGCTCACGCTCGACTCGGGCGAACACGAGGAGGCCTCCGACGCCATCGAGTCGGCCGACCTCGCCATCACGGTCGGCTACGACATCGCCGAACACGACCCCGCCGACTGGAACCCCGACGCCGACACCACAATCGTCCACGTGGACAGCGAACCCGCCGAGGTGTACGAACACTACAACCCCGACGTGGAAGTCGTCGCCGACATCGCGGCGGCGGTCCGGAAACTCGACGCCTGCTGTGACGAAATCGACGCCACCTTCGAGACCGACTGGTACGACGACCTGCGCGAACACATCCTCGCCGACGTGACTCCCGACCGCGAGTCCGGCGACCCCTTCACGGTCCGAAAAGTCCTGCCGGTCCTCCGCGAGGAGATGGCCGACGACGACGTTCTCCTCTCGGACGTGGGGAGCCACAAGATGGCCATCGCGCAGAACTACCCGACCTACGAACCGAACACCTGCATCATCTCGAACGGACTCGCCTCGATGGGCATCTCGGTGCCCGGCGGTCTCGCGGCCGACCTCGCGGTGGATTCGAACGTCGTCGCCGCGACGGGCGACGGCGGGTTCATGATGAACGCCGCCGAGATAGAGACCGCGACCCGAATCGGCTGTGGCTACACGATTCTGCTGTTCTGCGACGACGAGTACGGTCTCATCACCGAGGAGCAGGTCGAACACCGCGGGGAACACTTCGGGACAGAACTCGCCAACCCGGACTTCCAGACGTTCGCCGAGAGCTTCGGTATCGAGGCGTACCGGCCCGACGACTGGCGGGAGTTGCACGACGCGCTCGAAACTGCGATTCCGAGCGACGAGATGTCGCTGGTCGAAGTCTCACTGGAGTAA
- a CDS encoding halocyanin domain-containing protein, with protein MTNSDISRSGGALDRRTFLKGAAGLAGVAAVGAGASAPAAAQSAFGGWFENVSNYDGVVDKTGNSEVTVEVGAKGNNGNFAFGPAAVRVDPGTTVVWKWTGKGGSHNVVAENGSFESKMTGSSGHTFSQTFEEKGISKYACTPHKAMGMKGAVVVGSEAASGAASSSDSAGDGGGSGDSDQSSGSGGSGEKLGDWLGGVSNYEGVVDLTGRSKVTIEVGATGNNGNFAFGPAAVRVDPGTTVVWKWTGKGGSHNVVAEDGSFESEMTGSSGHTFEHTFEEAGLTKYACTPHKGMGMKGAVAVGSGAAPDVKSVQPAGGTGGSGESDVERNLTLGFAAALLVGLFGLPVAEMRKRKE; from the coding sequence ATGACGAACTCCGACATCTCCCGTTCCGGTGGCGCGTTGGACCGACGAACCTTCCTGAAGGGCGCGGCAGGCCTCGCGGGCGTCGCGGCCGTCGGCGCTGGCGCGAGCGCACCCGCGGCGGCCCAGTCGGCCTTCGGCGGGTGGTTCGAGAACGTGTCGAACTACGACGGCGTGGTGGATAAGACCGGCAACAGCGAGGTGACGGTAGAAGTCGGCGCGAAGGGCAACAACGGGAACTTCGCGTTCGGCCCGGCCGCTGTCCGGGTGGACCCCGGCACGACGGTCGTCTGGAAGTGGACCGGGAAAGGCGGGTCGCACAACGTCGTGGCCGAAAACGGCTCGTTCGAGAGTAAGATGACGGGCAGTTCGGGCCACACTTTCTCCCAAACCTTCGAGGAGAAGGGCATCTCGAAGTACGCCTGCACGCCGCACAAGGCGATGGGCATGAAGGGCGCTGTCGTCGTCGGAAGCGAGGCGGCCTCCGGGGCCGCGTCGAGTAGCGACTCCGCTGGCGACGGCGGCGGTTCCGGCGACTCCGACCAGTCGAGCGGTTCCGGCGGCTCCGGCGAGAAACTCGGCGACTGGCTGGGCGGCGTGTCGAACTACGAGGGCGTCGTGGACCTGACCGGCCGGTCGAAAGTGACGATAGAAGTCGGCGCGACGGGCAACAACGGGAACTTCGCGTTCGGTCCCGCGGCGGTCCGGGTGGACCCCGGCACGACGGTCGTCTGGAAGTGGACCGGCAAGGGCGGCAGTCACAACGTCGTCGCCGAAGACGGCTCCTTCGAGAGCGAGATGACGGGCAGTTCGGGCCACACCTTCGAACACACCTTCGAGGAGGCCGGACTCACCAAGTACGCCTGCACGCCCCACAAGGGGATGGGCATGAAGGGCGCGGTCGCGGTCGGGTCCGGGGCCGCCCCCGACGTGAAGTCGGTCCAGCCCGCGGGCGGGACCGGAGGCTCTGGTGAGTCGGACGTAGAGCGGAACCTGACGCTCGGGTTCGCCGCGGCGTTACTCGTCGGTCTCTTCGGCCTGCCGGTCGCCGAGATGCGTAAGCGAAAGGAGTAG
- a CDS encoding ATP-binding response regulator, which yields MTAGHEDAGLSVLYVDDDEHLRELGRTFLERADDGLTVETVPTAAAALERLDAGDYDAVVSDYRMPETDGLELLETVREERDSDVPFVMFTGRGREEVAMDALNLGADRYVQKGGDPDSQYDVLANSVRQAVEYRRAEAARRENERRYRSLFESNPMVFWVEDFSGVKARLDETAGDVDDLEAYLDRNAAEASRLLDEVRIIDVNENALEYYGAASKRELVENMDALFTDESFEAYKSLMATVARGETHFRTESVMKTLDGERKHELMEVNVPDEYADDYSRVYVTITDITDRVRVTNREAFLHSLLRHDVRNKEQVVHGNLQRLAELDLPDEATDYVATATETVEESIDIIEKVGTLLRAEEGEATELVALRPAVRSAVESHAARAEARGIGLDVTGDAPRVEAGPLVEELFDNLVANAVEHADADRIRVELADRPDGAVVTVADDGDGLPTDDPEEVLERGFTAGSNAGAGLGLHLVATVAESYGGRIEVGESDLGGARFDVYL from the coding sequence ATGACAGCAGGTCACGAGGACGCGGGCCTCTCCGTCCTCTACGTGGACGACGACGAGCATCTGCGGGAACTCGGTCGGACGTTTCTCGAACGCGCCGACGACGGACTGACCGTCGAAACCGTCCCCACGGCGGCGGCGGCTTTGGAGCGACTCGACGCTGGCGACTACGACGCGGTCGTCTCGGACTATCGCATGCCGGAGACCGACGGGTTGGAACTCTTGGAGACGGTGCGCGAGGAGCGCGACAGCGACGTGCCGTTCGTGATGTTCACCGGCCGCGGCAGAGAGGAGGTCGCGATGGACGCGCTGAACCTCGGCGCGGACCGGTACGTCCAGAAAGGTGGCGACCCGGACTCCCAGTACGACGTACTGGCAAACTCCGTCCGGCAGGCCGTCGAGTACCGCCGGGCCGAGGCCGCTCGCCGGGAGAACGAGCGCCGGTATCGGTCGCTGTTCGAGAGCAATCCGATGGTGTTCTGGGTCGAGGACTTCTCGGGCGTGAAGGCCCGTCTCGACGAGACGGCGGGGGACGTGGACGATTTGGAGGCGTATCTCGACCGGAACGCGGCGGAAGCCAGCCGGTTGTTGGACGAGGTTCGCATCATCGACGTGAACGAGAACGCCTTGGAGTACTACGGCGCGGCGAGCAAGCGCGAACTGGTCGAGAACATGGACGCGCTGTTCACCGACGAGTCCTTCGAGGCGTACAAGTCGCTGATGGCGACCGTCGCCCGCGGCGAGACTCACTTCCGAACCGAGTCGGTGATGAAGACCCTCGACGGCGAGCGGAAACACGAACTCATGGAGGTCAATGTCCCCGACGAGTACGCCGACGACTACTCGCGGGTGTACGTCACCATCACCGACATCACCGACCGCGTGCGGGTCACGAACCGCGAGGCGTTTCTCCACTCGCTGTTGCGCCACGACGTGCGGAACAAAGAGCAGGTCGTCCACGGGAACCTCCAGCGACTCGCGGAGTTGGACCTCCCCGACGAGGCAACCGACTACGTGGCGACCGCGACCGAGACCGTCGAGGAGAGCATCGACATAATCGAGAAGGTCGGCACCCTCCTCCGGGCCGAGGAGGGCGAGGCGACCGAACTCGTCGCGCTCCGCCCGGCGGTCCGGTCGGCCGTCGAGAGCCACGCGGCCCGCGCCGAAGCGCGGGGCATCGGCCTCGACGTGACCGGCGACGCACCGCGGGTCGAGGCCGGGCCGCTGGTCGAAGAACTGTTCGACAACCTCGTCGCCAACGCGGTCGAACACGCGGACGCCGACCGGATTCGGGTCGAACTCGCCGACCGGCCGGACGGCGCGGTCGTCACCGTCGCGGACGACGGCGACGGGTTGCCGACCGACGACCCCGAGGAAGTCCTCGAACGCGGGTTCACGGCCGGGTCGAACGCGGGTGCCGGTCTCGGTCTCCACTTGGTCGCGACGGTGGCCGAGAGCTACGGGGGGCGCATCGAGGTCGGCGAGTCGGACCTCGGGGGCGCTCGGTTCGACGTGTATCTCTGA